The following are encoded together in the Salinibacterium sp. UTAS2018 genome:
- the gcvPA gene encoding aminomethyl-transferring glycine dehydrogenase subunit GcvPA, producing MTPLTPHPYMGNSTEAIHERMLAAVGASSIEELFEQIPAEHYGTQGETLPDGILSEATLELHVDGILRANKNTRDNLSFLGAGSWQHHVPAVCDEIAGRSEFLTSVWGTPSSDHGRNQAWFEFSSQLGELLDLEFVGLPVYSWGSAGGNALRMAARLTGRNRVIVTKAIDPERRAVIESYCGTQGSSRALEIIDLDYDAETGHTDLDQLAAQLDDTIAAVYIDTPNHLGVFEAQAAEITARAHAVGAEMIVGTDPLSLGIVASPASYGADIVIGSTQPLGVPLNAGGGVGGFIATRDEERYAREFPTLQVSITETLVPGERAFGLTLFGQSSYGAREEGNDWTGNSVYLWAIRNTVYMALMGPAGFTEVGSTIISNAHETAKRISGIDGVTVRFDSGFFKEFVVDFTGTGLTVADINEKLLAEGIFGGKDLSGDFPELGQSALYCVTEVHTEDDIERLISSLGKAVTR from the coding sequence ATGACTCCGCTCACCCCTCATCCCTATATGGGAAACTCAACCGAGGCCATTCACGAGAGAATGCTCGCCGCGGTTGGCGCCTCGTCGATTGAGGAGCTGTTCGAGCAGATTCCTGCCGAGCACTACGGCACGCAGGGCGAGACCCTGCCCGACGGGATTCTGTCGGAGGCAACGCTCGAGCTCCACGTCGATGGCATTCTGCGGGCGAACAAGAACACTCGCGACAACCTAAGTTTCTTGGGTGCCGGTAGCTGGCAGCATCATGTTCCGGCGGTCTGCGATGAAATTGCGGGACGAAGCGAATTTCTTACCTCGGTGTGGGGAACTCCATCGTCTGACCACGGACGCAACCAGGCGTGGTTCGAATTCTCGTCTCAGCTTGGCGAACTCCTCGACCTCGAGTTCGTGGGCCTCCCGGTCTACAGCTGGGGATCGGCGGGTGGCAACGCATTGCGCATGGCGGCTCGCCTCACGGGACGCAACCGGGTCATTGTCACGAAGGCCATCGATCCCGAGCGTCGTGCCGTTATCGAAAGCTACTGCGGTACTCAGGGGTCATCGCGAGCCCTCGAGATTATCGACCTCGATTACGATGCCGAGACCGGCCACACCGATCTCGACCAGCTCGCCGCGCAGCTTGATGACACCATTGCTGCCGTCTACATCGACACCCCCAACCACCTTGGAGTTTTCGAAGCTCAAGCGGCCGAAATCACCGCGCGGGCGCACGCTGTTGGCGCGGAGATGATCGTGGGAACCGATCCGCTCAGCCTCGGAATTGTCGCATCGCCCGCCAGCTATGGTGCGGACATCGTGATCGGCTCCACACAGCCTCTCGGCGTTCCTCTTAATGCGGGTGGTGGAGTCGGCGGTTTCATCGCGACCCGTGACGAAGAACGGTACGCCCGCGAGTTTCCCACGCTGCAGGTCAGCATCACAGAAACGCTGGTTCCCGGTGAGCGTGCCTTCGGCTTGACGCTCTTTGGCCAGAGCTCCTACGGTGCACGCGAAGAAGGTAACGACTGGACGGGTAACTCGGTCTACCTGTGGGCAATTCGCAACACCGTCTACATGGCGCTCATGGGTCCTGCGGGATTCACTGAAGTGGGAAGCACCATCATCTCGAACGCCCACGAAACCGCGAAGCGTATCTCCGGTATCGACGGCGTCACCGTGCGCTTTGATTCCGGCTTCTTCAAAGAGTTCGTCGTGGACTTCACCGGCACCGGGCTGACCGTCGCCGACATCAACGAGAAGCTGCTCGCCGAGGGTATCTTCGGCGGGAAAGACCTCAGCGGTGATTTCCCTGAGCTCGGCCAGAGCGCGCTCTACTGTGTGACAGAAGTGCACACAGAGGACGACATCGAGCGATTGATCAGCTCTCTAGGAAAGGCGGTCACGCGATGA